Below is a window of Agathobacter rectalis ATCC 33656 DNA.
GGAGCCTGTTATCATAGGACAAACTGAAAGGTCACCTGTCTTGTCGTAGGCCTTTCTGATAAGGGACTCAAGTGTCTCCTGGATATTTGCAAAATGACGCTCATAATCGGAAAAGAGGATATTGTCATCGGCATCAAGAAGTGCAATCTTGACGGTTGTTGAGCCGATATCAATGCCCAACTTATGTAAGCTGTTATTTTCCATAGTGGTTCCTCCATAATGTATTACTTATATGTTTTTATATATCTTTCTTCTTATTAAAATATATAATTGTTCTATTATCAAAACAGAGATTATTATACGACAGATATCGACAAATTACAATGACTATAATTATAAAGAATTTGTGAATAATTCGCAGTCTCGTTGACAAAGTATGATTTAACTATCATAATAAATTTTGTAATAACCGCTGCCCTTTGCACTATAGTGTAAAAGGCAGCAATAATATGACAGGAGGATGCAGATACGTGGTTTTATTGCATCGTGATGTAACCACTGCTTGTCACATAATGGTGTGAGCAGCAGTGAAATGAACCATGTCTGCTAAAATGTATGAACTGGCTTAACAAACTAGAACAAAAATATGGAAGTAAAGCGATTCCGAATATCACTAGAATATTTATCGCTGCGAATCTGATAGGCAGTGTGCTGCTTTTGACAAAGGGAGATGTTGTCCTTTATTATCTGCAGTTTTCAGCCTCTGCTATTTTGCACGGACAGGTATGGCGTCTTATAAGCTGGATTTTTGTGCCGAGCGGCAGCATATCATTTTTACAGCTTTTATTTATATTCTGTCTGTGGACGCTTGGAGACAGCATGGAGTCATATCTTGGCTCTTTTAGGATGAATGTGTACTTTTTCGGAGGCTTTTTGCTGTATGATATAGTAGGAATGCTTGCATTTGCAGTGACACATGTATCCATCAATCTGACTATGTACTATATACTTATAGCTATGTATCTGATGCTTGGTCTTTTGATGCCGGAGGCAGAGGTGAGGCTTTACTTTGTGCTTCCTATAAAGATGAAGTGGATGGTGCTTGTTTACTTCGTGATGTTTGCATATGATGTGTATACCTATATGAGCTTTGGATGGCAGATTGGATTGGCATACGGCTCAGAAATCGTACTTGCACTTATAAATCTGTTGGTATTCATTTATGGCTGCAAGCACAGGCTCTCATTCAGACAGAATATGCACCAGAAGAGGAGAAAGGCACAGTTTAAGGCTCAGTTTTCCGAACCTCGCCCGGGAAGTGGCATCTCACGTCACAAGTGCTATATATGCGGCAGAACGGAATTGTCAAATCCTGAATTAACATTCAGATACTGCTCGAAGTGCACCGGCAACAAGGAATACTGTCAGGATCATCTGTTTACACATACGCACGTATAATATACATGTACTACTTTTTCTAATTCATTGACAAAGTAAACTGATGAATTTATAATGGACACAGTATTATTTTCGGAGGAACATTTATGGAGAACGAGGCAACAGTTTCGAAAAATTTTATTGAACAGATTATTGAGAAGGACTTGGCTGAGGGTCATTGCAAGACTGTAAAGACCAGATTCCCACCGGAGCCAAACGGTTATTTGCATATCGGCCATGCGAAGTCTATTCTTTTAAACTATGGACTGGCAAAGAAGTATGACGGACAGTTCAATCTCAGGTTTGATGATACAAACCCTACCAAGGAGCGTCTGGAGTTTGTAGAGTCTATCGAGGCCGATGTTAAGTGGCTTGGTGCTGACTGGGCTGACAGGAAGTTTTTTGCATCCAATTACTTCGACAAGATGTATGAGTGTGCAGTAGGACTGATAAAGAAGGGAAAGGCATATGTATCTGATCTGACACCTGATGAGATAAGAGAGTATAGAGGTACACTCACAGAGGCCGGCAAGGAGGATCCATACTCAAAGAGAAGTGTTGAGGAAAACTTAGACCTTTTTGAGCGCATGAAAAACGGTGAGTTCGAGGATGGCACAAAGGTACTTCGTGCGAGAATTGACATGAGCTCTTCAAACATCAATATGAGAGATCCGATTCTTTACCGTGTGGCTCATATGACACATCACAATACAGGTGATAAATGGTGTGTATATCCTATGTATGATTTTGCTCATCCTATAGAGGATGCTATTGAGGGCATCACACATTCTATATGTACTCTTGAGTTTGAAGACCACAGACCGCTGTATGATTGGGTGGTTATTGAATGTGGATTTAAGAATTCTCCAGAGGAGTCGCCAAAGCAGATTGAGTTTGCAAAGCTCTATCTGACTAATGTTGTAACAGGAAAGAGATATATCAAGCGTCTTGTTGAGGACGGTATCGTTGATGGCTGGGATGACCCGAGGCTTGTTTCTATAGCAGCGCTCAGACGCAGGGGCTTCACACCGGAGTCTATCCAGAATTTTGTTGATCTGTGTGGTATATCAAAAGCTAACAGCTCTGTTGACTACGCTATGCTTGAGTACTGTATCCGAGAGGATTTAAAGGCTAAGCGCCCTCGTATGATGGCTGTGCTTGATCCGGTCAAGGTGATTATCGACAATTACCCTGAGGGACAGGTTGAGTATCTTGAAGTGGACAATAACGTGGAGAATCCTGAGCTTGGAAAGAGAAAAGTTCCTTTCACCAGAGAGCTTTATGTGGAGAGAGATGACTTCATGGAGGAGCCACCGAAGAAGTATTTCCGTATGTTCCCTGGCAATGAGGTGCGTTTCATGAATGCTTATTTTGTGAAGTGCAATAGCTGTGTGAAGGACGAAAACGGCAATATTACAGAGATTCACTGTACATATGATCCGGCATCAAAGGGTGGCAACAGTCCTGATGGCAGAAAGGTCAAGGGAACTATCCACTGGGTTTCAGCCGAGTATGGAAAGCAGGTAACTGTACGTCTTTACGAGAATATCGTAAATGAGGAGCTTGGAGTGTACAATGAGGACGGAAGCTTAAATCTTAATCCTAATTCACTCACAGTGCTTGATAACTGTGTAGTGGAGCCGGAGCTTATGAGTGCCAAGGCTTATGACAGCTTCCAGTTTGTCAGAAATGGCTTCTTCTGCGCGGATTGCAAGGACTCAAAGGATGGACAGCCTGTATTTAACAGAATCGTCTCATTAAAGAGCTCATTCAAGCTTCCGACAGCTAAATAGTTTTTGACTAAAAATAAACAGAAGAGAAGAATAGAGGTAAAATATGGATTTAAAGTCAGGTATTGACAAATTCGGTTTAAATCCTGAAGACATAAATGATCTGTATGATGAGGATAAAGCAGCTGCCACCGGGGATGCTCCGGTGGCAGCTGCTGTTCAG
It encodes the following:
- a CDS encoding rhomboid family intramembrane serine protease, which gives rise to MNWLNKLEQKYGSKAIPNITRIFIAANLIGSVLLLTKGDVVLYYLQFSASAILHGQVWRLISWIFVPSGSISFLQLLFIFCLWTLGDSMESYLGSFRMNVYFFGGFLLYDIVGMLAFAVTHVSINLTMYYILIAMYLMLGLLMPEAEVRLYFVLPIKMKWMVLVYFVMFAYDVYTYMSFGWQIGLAYGSEIVLALINLLVFIYGCKHRLSFRQNMHQKRRKAQFKAQFSEPRPGSGISRHKCYICGRTELSNPELTFRYCSKCTGNKEYCQDHLFTHTHV
- a CDS encoding glutamine--tRNA ligase/YqeY domain fusion protein, yielding MENEATVSKNFIEQIIEKDLAEGHCKTVKTRFPPEPNGYLHIGHAKSILLNYGLAKKYDGQFNLRFDDTNPTKERLEFVESIEADVKWLGADWADRKFFASNYFDKMYECAVGLIKKGKAYVSDLTPDEIREYRGTLTEAGKEDPYSKRSVEENLDLFERMKNGEFEDGTKVLRARIDMSSSNINMRDPILYRVAHMTHHNTGDKWCVYPMYDFAHPIEDAIEGITHSICTLEFEDHRPLYDWVVIECGFKNSPEESPKQIEFAKLYLTNVVTGKRYIKRLVEDGIVDGWDDPRLVSIAALRRRGFTPESIQNFVDLCGISKANSSVDYAMLEYCIREDLKAKRPRMMAVLDPVKVIIDNYPEGQVEYLEVDNNVENPELGKRKVPFTRELYVERDDFMEEPPKKYFRMFPGNEVRFMNAYFVKCNSCVKDENGNITEIHCTYDPASKGGNSPDGRKVKGTIHWVSAEYGKQVTVRLYENIVNEELGVYNEDGSLNLNPNSLTVLDNCVVEPELMSAKAYDSFQFVRNGFFCADCKDSKDGQPVFNRIVSLKSSFKLPTAK